The following proteins are encoded in a genomic region of Hemibagrus wyckioides isolate EC202008001 linkage group LG29, SWU_Hwy_1.0, whole genome shotgun sequence:
- the LOC131349192 gene encoding SLAM family member 7-like isoform X4, translating into MRIYFPHHQLLCLFMSEIFSSVGVSSVQEVIGAVGQSVTFPISVPVSGTILYKGDTVGQVLNKQSEINSEKFQNRLHWVSQSGFFTLSDLRTDDSGLYTVHSTKELEGKQEYQLEVYERVSAPLVNTTSSSSEFCSLLCSVRNVRGLKLIWYEDYVLLNQTSSSSTSNITLNLHLEIKKTENHRERTFSCVSSNPVSKETTITITHVCSLNTDPRPPDWLRILIPVLVSVLLVIAVIVMVVYLKKRKQNEASPQTEGSLLCN; encoded by the exons ATGAGGATATATTTTCCACATCACCAGCTGCTCTGTCTTTTCATGTCAG AGATCTTCAGCTCGGTTGGTGTCTCTTCAGTTCAGGAGGTGATCGGTGCTGTAGGCCAGTCTGTTACGTTTCCTATCAGTGTTCCTGTTTCTGGGACTATACTTTATAAAGgtgacacagttggacaggTGTTGAATAAACAGAGTGAGATAAACAGTGAGAAGTTTCAGAATCGTCTTCATTGGGTCAGTCAGAGTGGGTTCTTCACTCTCTCAGACCTGAGAACAGATGATTCAGGACTTTACACAGTTCACAGCACTAAAGAGCTGGAGGGAAAACAGGAGTATCAGCTGGAGGTGTACG AGAGAGTTTCAGCTCCTCTGGTGAACACAACCAGTAGTTCTTCAGAGTTCTGTTCATTACTGTGTTCTGTGAGGAACGTCAGAGGACTGAAGCTCATCTGGTATGAAGACTATGTTTTATTAAACCAAACTAGCAGCAGCTCCacatccaacatcacactgaatcttcatctagaaataaagaagacggagaatcacagagagagaaccttCAGCTGTGTGTCTTCCAACCCAGTCAGTAAGGAGACTacaatcaccatcacacacgtCTGCTCTCTGAACACAG ATCCTCGTCCTCCTGATTGGCTAAGAATTCTGATTCCAGTCCTGGTGTCTGTGCTTTTAGTCATAGCAGTAATCGTGATGGTTGTGTATCTGaagaaaaggaaacaaaatgaaGCCAGTCCCCAGACAGAAGGCAG TCTCCTCTGCAACTGA
- the LOC131349192 gene encoding SLAM family member 7-like isoform X1, whose translation MRIYFPHHQLLCLFMSEIFSSVGVSSVQEVIGAVGQSVTFPISVPVSGTILYKGDTVGQVLNKQSEINSEKFQNRLHWVSQSGFFTLSDLRTDDSGLYTVHSTKELEGKQEYQLEVYERVSAPLVNTTSSSSEFCSLLCSVRNVRGLKLIWYEDYVLLNQTSSSSTSNITLNLHLEIKKTENHRERTFSCVSSNPVSKETTITITHVCSLNTDPRPPDWLRILIPVLVSVLLVIAVIVMVVYLKKRKQNEASPQTEVSSATEGLNEEILYSVINHKNPTQTNIRERADDEACALTTVYDRIRPERTSDCDNNGTE comes from the exons ATGAGGATATATTTTCCACATCACCAGCTGCTCTGTCTTTTCATGTCAG AGATCTTCAGCTCGGTTGGTGTCTCTTCAGTTCAGGAGGTGATCGGTGCTGTAGGCCAGTCTGTTACGTTTCCTATCAGTGTTCCTGTTTCTGGGACTATACTTTATAAAGgtgacacagttggacaggTGTTGAATAAACAGAGTGAGATAAACAGTGAGAAGTTTCAGAATCGTCTTCATTGGGTCAGTCAGAGTGGGTTCTTCACTCTCTCAGACCTGAGAACAGATGATTCAGGACTTTACACAGTTCACAGCACTAAAGAGCTGGAGGGAAAACAGGAGTATCAGCTGGAGGTGTACG AGAGAGTTTCAGCTCCTCTGGTGAACACAACCAGTAGTTCTTCAGAGTTCTGTTCATTACTGTGTTCTGTGAGGAACGTCAGAGGACTGAAGCTCATCTGGTATGAAGACTATGTTTTATTAAACCAAACTAGCAGCAGCTCCacatccaacatcacactgaatcttcatctagaaataaagaagacggagaatcacagagagagaaccttCAGCTGTGTGTCTTCCAACCCAGTCAGTAAGGAGACTacaatcaccatcacacacgtCTGCTCTCTGAACACAG ATCCTCGTCCTCCTGATTGGCTAAGAATTCTGATTCCAGTCCTGGTGTCTGTGCTTTTAGTCATAGCAGTAATCGTGATGGTTGTGTATCTGaagaaaaggaaacaaaatgaaGCCAGTCCCCAGACAGAAG TCTCCTCTGCAACTGAAGGACTGAATGAAGAAATACTGTATTCTGTGATAAATCATAAAAACCCCACTCAG ACAAATATACGAGAACGTGCCGATGATGAAGCATGTGCACTAACGACGGTTTATGACCGAATTAGACCAGAGAGAACATCAGACTGCGACAATAACGGAACAGAATAA
- the LOC131349192 gene encoding SLAM family member 7-like isoform X3, with product MRIYFPHHQLLCLFMSEIFSSVGVSSVQEVIGAVGQSVTFPISVPVSGTILYKGDTVGQVLNKQSEINSEKFQNRLHWVSQSGFFTLSDLRTDDSGLYTVHSTKELEGKQEYQLEVYERVSAPLVNTTSSSSEFCSLLCSVRNVRGLKLIWYEDYVLLNQTSSSSTSNITLNLHLEIKKTENHRERTFSCVSSNPVSKETTITITHVCSLNTDPRPPDWLRILIPVLVSVLLVIAVIVMVVYLKKRKQNEASPQTEDKYTRTCR from the exons ATGAGGATATATTTTCCACATCACCAGCTGCTCTGTCTTTTCATGTCAG AGATCTTCAGCTCGGTTGGTGTCTCTTCAGTTCAGGAGGTGATCGGTGCTGTAGGCCAGTCTGTTACGTTTCCTATCAGTGTTCCTGTTTCTGGGACTATACTTTATAAAGgtgacacagttggacaggTGTTGAATAAACAGAGTGAGATAAACAGTGAGAAGTTTCAGAATCGTCTTCATTGGGTCAGTCAGAGTGGGTTCTTCACTCTCTCAGACCTGAGAACAGATGATTCAGGACTTTACACAGTTCACAGCACTAAAGAGCTGGAGGGAAAACAGGAGTATCAGCTGGAGGTGTACG AGAGAGTTTCAGCTCCTCTGGTGAACACAACCAGTAGTTCTTCAGAGTTCTGTTCATTACTGTGTTCTGTGAGGAACGTCAGAGGACTGAAGCTCATCTGGTATGAAGACTATGTTTTATTAAACCAAACTAGCAGCAGCTCCacatccaacatcacactgaatcttcatctagaaataaagaagacggagaatcacagagagagaaccttCAGCTGTGTGTCTTCCAACCCAGTCAGTAAGGAGACTacaatcaccatcacacacgtCTGCTCTCTGAACACAG ATCCTCGTCCTCCTGATTGGCTAAGAATTCTGATTCCAGTCCTGGTGTCTGTGCTTTTAGTCATAGCAGTAATCGTGATGGTTGTGTATCTGaagaaaaggaaacaaaatgaaGCCAGTCCCCAGACAGAAG ACAAATATACGAGAACGTGCCGATGA
- the LOC131349192 gene encoding SLAM family member 7-like isoform X2 codes for MRIYFPHHQLLCLFMSEIFSSVGVSSVQEVIGAVGQSVTFPISVPVSGTILYKGDTVGQVLNKQSEINSEKFQNRLHWVSQSGFFTLSDLRTDDSGLYTVHSTKELEGKQEYQLEVYERVSAPLVNTTSSSSEFCSLLCSVRNVRGLKLIWYEDYVLLNQTSSSSTSNITLNLHLEIKKTENHRERTFSCVSSNPVSKETTITITHVCSLNTDPRPPDWLRILIPVLVSVLLVIAVIVMVVYLKKRKQNEASPQTEGRQIYENVPMMKHVH; via the exons ATGAGGATATATTTTCCACATCACCAGCTGCTCTGTCTTTTCATGTCAG AGATCTTCAGCTCGGTTGGTGTCTCTTCAGTTCAGGAGGTGATCGGTGCTGTAGGCCAGTCTGTTACGTTTCCTATCAGTGTTCCTGTTTCTGGGACTATACTTTATAAAGgtgacacagttggacaggTGTTGAATAAACAGAGTGAGATAAACAGTGAGAAGTTTCAGAATCGTCTTCATTGGGTCAGTCAGAGTGGGTTCTTCACTCTCTCAGACCTGAGAACAGATGATTCAGGACTTTACACAGTTCACAGCACTAAAGAGCTGGAGGGAAAACAGGAGTATCAGCTGGAGGTGTACG AGAGAGTTTCAGCTCCTCTGGTGAACACAACCAGTAGTTCTTCAGAGTTCTGTTCATTACTGTGTTCTGTGAGGAACGTCAGAGGACTGAAGCTCATCTGGTATGAAGACTATGTTTTATTAAACCAAACTAGCAGCAGCTCCacatccaacatcacactgaatcttcatctagaaataaagaagacggagaatcacagagagagaaccttCAGCTGTGTGTCTTCCAACCCAGTCAGTAAGGAGACTacaatcaccatcacacacgtCTGCTCTCTGAACACAG ATCCTCGTCCTCCTGATTGGCTAAGAATTCTGATTCCAGTCCTGGTGTCTGTGCTTTTAGTCATAGCAGTAATCGTGATGGTTGTGTATCTGaagaaaaggaaacaaaatgaaGCCAGTCCCCAGACAGAAGGCAG ACAAATATACGAGAACGTGCCGATGATGAAGCATGTGCACTAA